GCGATCAATGTGGTACCAGGCATGACGAAAACGACGATTCTGCACGCTGGTCCGCCGATCACTTGGGACAAAATGTGCGGCTCAATGAAAGGTGCTGTAACTGGAGCAATCGTATTCGAGGGCTTGGCAAAAGACATCGAGGAAGCTGAACAGGTAGCTGCTTCTGGCGCAATCACGTTCTCTCCATGCCACGAACACAACTGCGTAGGCTCCATGGCAGGTGTGACATCCGCTTCGATGTTCATGCATGTGGTGAAAAACAAGACGTACGGAAACGTCGCTTACACCAACCTCAGTGAGCAAATGGCTAAAATTTTGCGCATGGGTGCCAACGATGAAAGCGTCATCGCCCGTCTGAACTGGATGCGCGATGTATTGGGACCAATGCTGCGTGATGCGATGAAAATTGCTGGCGAAATCGATCTGCGTCTCATGCTGGCGCAAGCGCTGCACATGGGTGATGAATGCCACAACCGCAATAACGCAGGAACGAGCCTGTTGATTCAAGCGCTGACTCCGTACATTTTGGAGACAGATTTCACAAAAGAACAGAAGCGCGAAGTATTCGACTTCGTCGCAAGCAGCGACTACTTCTCCGGCCCGACATGGATGGCTCTGTGCAAATGCGCACTTGACGCAGCGCACGGAATCGAGAACAGCACAATTGTCACCACGATGGCGCGTAATGGCGTTGAGTTCGGTATCCGTGTAAGCGGTATGGCTGGCAACACATGGTTTACTGGACCAGCACAAAAGGTTATCGGTCCGATGTTTGCAGGCTACAAGCCAGAGGATTCCGGTTTGGATATCGGAGACAGTGCGATCACCGAAACATATGGGATCGGTGGCTTCGCGATGGCGGCAGCTCCAGCGATTGTTGCACTCGTAGGTGGAACAGTTGAAGAAGCCATCGGATTCTCCACCACGATGAAGGAAATTACGACAGCAGAAAATCCAAACGTCACGATTCCTCTCCTGGACTTCCAAGGTGTCGCAACAGGAATCGATATTCGACAGGTGATCCAAACAGGTATTCTGCCGATTATCAACACAGCGATTGCGCATAAAGACGCAGGTATCGGCATGATCGGTGCGGGTATTACGTATCCGCCAATGGAAGCTTTTGAAAAGGCATTGCTCGCAGTGACAGAAACGATTAGCTAATAGCTTTTCATCCTAGGTGACTCAGCTTTCGCAGCAAATGAAGGTTGCGAAAGCTGGGTTGAATGAGGAAGGTGAATGAACATGGGACAGGCAAACGTAAAGGAATCATATGAAGAATTCAAGTCCTATGGATACGCGGACGATATTTTGCCAAAGACTTCCGAAAATCGAGATTGGGGCACCTTTAACTACGTAACTGTGTGGATGGGCGCTGTGCATAATCTCATGTCATACATGACGGTAGCCGGATTCTTTGTCCTTGGATTATCCGTTCCGCAAGTCTTGTGGGCAGTCATGATTGCTGCCTTGATTGTCTCGGCGGGCTATGTGTTGAATGGCTATGCGGGACAGAAGTATGGGATTGGCTATTCGATGCTGTTGCGCAGCTCCTTTGGTGTAAAAGGCTCGATCATTCCTGCTATATGTCGTGGGCTTATCGCTGGGGTTGTGTTTTTTGGGACAAAAACAATTATTGGCGCACAATCCTTCAATGTCATTTTTGAGAAAATCTTCCCTGGCTATATGAATATGGTTCCAGGCTTTGATTTTCTCGGATTAGATTTCCCGACGATGCTTTCTTATGTGATCCTTTGGGTCATTACGGTTGGATTGTTTTTAGGTGGAATGAAAATTCTCAGTCTGTTTAGTAAATGGTCTTCACCGATCATCTATATTTTTATCGTGGGTGCAGCGATTTGGGCGATCAGTGTTGCTGGCGGATTTGGTCCGATTTTTGCCTATACTCCTGCCAAACCGATGGAAAATTGGCTTGTGTTTATCGCATGTGTAAGTGCATTGGTATCGAACTGGGGTGGCCCGATTGTAAATATTGCAGACCTTACGCAACGGGCAAAACACCCGAAGGCTCCGATGATTGGTCTGCCGCTTGGAATGATTGCATCCTACATCCTGTTTGGAATTACGTGTGTAGGATTGTTGGTTGGAACGCAAATCGCGTTTGGCATCACAGACTTTAATGTAGTCGTTGCCATTAATCAAATTGGGAATCCTGTTGCCGTCATTATCTTGTTGCTGGCACTGAATATAGGTTCGACGAGC
This genomic stretch from Brevibacillus sp. DP1.3A harbors:
- a CDS encoding DUF1116 domain-containing protein gives rise to the protein MSKINELFNGKIHAINVGIEFFKDDIIKQNANASHLDWKPPGGGKPELINALDRLENAAVAEKIAAANKLAVERIINSQPMLVGFDQAINVVPGMTKTTILHAGPPITWDKMCGSMKGAVTGAIVFEGLAKDIEEAEQVAASGAITFSPCHEHNCVGSMAGVTSASMFMHVVKNKTYGNVAYTNLSEQMAKILRMGANDESVIARLNWMRDVLGPMLRDAMKIAGEIDLRLMLAQALHMGDECHNRNNAGTSLLIQALTPYILETDFTKEQKREVFDFVASSDYFSGPTWMALCKCALDAAHGIENSTIVTTMARNGVEFGIRVSGMAGNTWFTGPAQKVIGPMFAGYKPEDSGLDIGDSAITETYGIGGFAMAAAPAIVALVGGTVEEAIGFSTTMKEITTAENPNVTIPLLDFQGVATGIDIRQVIQTGILPIINTAIAHKDAGIGMIGAGITYPPMEAFEKALLAVTETIS
- a CDS encoding cytosine permease, whose product is MGQANVKESYEEFKSYGYADDILPKTSENRDWGTFNYVTVWMGAVHNLMSYMTVAGFFVLGLSVPQVLWAVMIAALIVSAGYVLNGYAGQKYGIGYSMLLRSSFGVKGSIIPAICRGLIAGVVFFGTKTIIGAQSFNVIFEKIFPGYMNMVPGFDFLGLDFPTMLSYVILWVITVGLFLGGMKILSLFSKWSSPIIYIFIVGAAIWAISVAGGFGPIFAYTPAKPMENWLVFIACVSALVSNWGGPIVNIADLTQRAKHPKAPMIGLPLGMIASYILFGITCVGLLVGTQIAFGITDFNVVVAINQIGNPVAVIILLLALNIGSTSYVVFGNLLPSGLQMTALLPKMFTVKSAAILTAVLGTVILPWKLVNGTAALYMFYSFIGSMYGPITGIMLVSFFIERKRKLDLSGIYVKPGENGEYKNGFNMVACGVLIVSFLITLSGSFLPNVPLLANISKSAFLSGSIISGVLYALCYKWNKPSTITQSETAAKVS